The DNA sequence tggccgccggcagccattttgttaggagaccagaaatagtaccgacgctttatattcgttaatacctttcaaacaaaaaaaaaatcatgaaattcggtcaaaatttactcgagatattgtcaaaatacaccacgttcactgtacttccgagtagccagataagagctcactccaagagacctagctcacgctccggagaacataatttcataaaaaaaaatttccctgattggtacggtcaatacctatctaataaagctaaaacagacgaaatatgttcaaatgtggccgacctacaagcaaaaactgcttgccgtcctgtgcctgttccacaccaaggggtctaactcacgagtcggtcatccgatttccataaactttttttttgtcgatcggtattgtaaataccttttatttgacgtatcacttacaagtttaacgtttaaatgtccggagatatcttcgaaaaaccgtaaagcttttattgggccacagctcgggaggggtcgatccaaaatcactcatcttcgaacttagcctgtcttttgacattaccaaacgggaaaaaaagaattttcaaaatcggatgcgttttactcaagttatcgtgcagacggacagacggacattttttttttcgtggatttggcatctctagacaaccacaataggtttccccttactcagggagtccaattcgacgtgttacaaacatatgcgtaaacctataagaccccagtacttcgtacgggtctaaaaaaataattaaagaaCAACACCTCAATCAGCTGATCACATTATAACAATGCCTCATTTCGGTTCAAAAACACAAAGTTTTACTCAAAAGACCGTTTTTAATAATGTCCTCTGTATCGTTAAACTCttcaaaagtttgaaaaagtTCTTCCCTTTTTTTGCCCATCTCTAATGGACGTTGCAAAAACCAATATTATACAGCTCCAGTACAACTATATCCCACTTCAGTGAGAAAtaagatttcatttcaattttaaataaagagaagaagatgaagcaaaaaaaaacgtgaaacGAAAACGTTCctaataaaattgattatgGTTCCTGAGTAAATATTTGAAGacaggaaatttaatttacttatATGGAGGCAGTTCGAATTGATATATGAGTGACTGAACTTCGTGTATATAAACGGCACAGATATATACATTACGCAATATATCCACCATAAACCTAGCAAACACATCATATATGTTAGAAAATCTCATATTATACTTACCATCAATAAAGAGGAGAAATATATTCTCCGGCAAATAAAAGACGCAAAACGCCCAAACCAAAATGactcaattttgtttatagaCATACTCAATACAGCCAACGATGAAAAGGAAAACATTGGCCTAGGACAGATCACATTCAGCGAACCATTTTCATTTCGGTAGGATTCTTTTCAGAATTGACACTTGTGTGTAAGGGATGGTATATTATATACATAACAAACATTCTGTGaactttcttttaaaaaaaaagaataaaataaagaagGAAAGAGCAATCAATCATCATGTATGAATGTCATACGTTCTCGTAATATGGAGTATAAAATTCCACCAGCGATGCGATACACACAGTAATACAGATGTGCGTTACTCTGGTAAAAATATCATCGATTTATGTTAAGGGTGagcgaaaaattatttggaacaCAAAATGATGCCATTGAATCCCCTATATGCTTGTTGTAGCACATCCTATACATTGTATACATATAAGATGTGAGTCCATTTCGCCTGTGCTTTATGAAGATTGCCATAAAtgataattacattttttatttgttacaaaCGTCTAAGTGATTGTCAGACTGGTTGATTTATTTGTCACGAACGTGtgatattttataaattagtTCCATAAAAATTCTGTACGAAGAAAAAAGACACACCggaaaacaaacaacaatataaCACCTGATTCATAATATCAATGACTAACAATGGGGTTTTGTGTCGGAGATATTTCGCCATGTTGTTTCTGTTACCCAGAGAAAGGTGAAATCCATGACCGAAATAAGAATTAATGATacagagaggaaaaaaaaaacagaattgtCAGGAACGGATAAAGGGGAACAGAGCCATTCTTTATACACGATTAGTATGTAACGAATATATAACTGCCAGTCAGAAGATAAAATCGAACTATTTAGATGAATATAATATCGGCCATTTGTAGTCTAATTGGCATGTGGATAGACAGGTCAGAGTTGAagtttaaatgtaaattatcGAGATCATCCAGATTTTTattgttcgaaatttttaacaaaatcgaAACGATTTCAACATAAGAAGAAATTAGGATACAGTTGGCGACTCTGAAATTAGTTACTCGTTTTGTTTCAGCTGGTCCCCATACATACATAGCTTGTTTTACTGCctgtcccatgcgaaagttaaACATTACAAAGCAATTTGTTGGGAAAATTCTGGCCCCTGCAAAAGTGATCTATTACCGAGTCGATTACAtgtggaaaattttcagttaatttttaaggcccgtcattgggaaatgacaggacagtttcccgaaaatgtatggaaaattttatcacaaaaattcaccgaaaaaattcaaagaaactcacctcttatgctttccattgtattcgggcatagtctctttaggtcgccaagtaaacactttttactcgatgcaaaaacaaagagtttttttcttgttttgtcgcgacaaaaacacagaaaatatttcgacacaactgtgacactccgctattataagtactagaatgaatgtatagtgttcaaatatgccttggcgatctaaagagactatggccgaatacaatggaaagcataagaggcgaatttctttgaattttttcggtgaatttttgtgataaaattttccatactttttcgagaaatataacaaatgaaataaggAGGCTGAAACGTGTTAAACCCCACGAACTGACATGAAGGATGAAAACAGCACACCGCATAGGGACTCGACCATTGGGTCGTAAAACCCACACAAGTCTTACTTTCTTCTAATTACGCAAGTAAAAGGAAGATAGTACAACTCAACcctagtaataaattaacaaatagtTAAGATTGTACTGTTCATACCAATAaaggtgtttttgaaaaaaaaaaaaatactttttcgagaaactgtcctgtcatttctcAATGACGGGCCTTTTAAGCGAAATACTAACAACTCCCCCGTGCATTTGTCAGCAACTGCCTTGCAAGGATGTAGAAACTCTTCACTTCTCCAAAGAGTTACCacagcttgttgctcaaaaacccTCTTGCAAGTTTGCtttcatcacaaaattgtcaccttatgtaatgaattactttcgcatcaTCCAATGTAACTTACTattacgtctttatacggtctTACCGACATCATACTACGTGTATCCATGTAACTATTTCTTAATTAGGTGGTGTTTTTCTGTGAAATTATAGAGCACTGCTCCAAATTAAACAGAAGATCTCAGATTGAGTAGCTGTTTTAGTCTACTGCTGTTATTAATTTAAGCCACAAAGGTAATGGTGCCAAGTCTGCCAAGACGCCATCTATTTCTATCTattcattttatgtaaatgGCTTTATTTGAATGATTTCAATGGACCTAGCTGTCAAGTTGCGTCAAGCACATCCATATTTAAGTATTAACTTGCTGTGATAGTGTACGATTTAAAAGTTAAGCAAAAATGAACGGAGACGAGAACATTTCTGGCATTTCCAGATTTGGTCGATTGAGGAAAATATCTACAAAATTACGCGACTTCCCGAGCATCGCCCAAAGAACTTCTAAGAGAAAAACTAGCTCCCATTCGAATCCGAAGAGTCTTGCTGGAAAAGTAAAGCCGAAAAGGAAGTCAGAACCTTTAATCGATCCGTTCGCTGATTTCGAACCGGAAACATTTATCAACTTATTGTCGTCTGCTGAGGACACTACAGATACGAGTAGTAGCTCTGGTGAAAACGATGAACATGGAGTGATGAGAGATCCTTTAAGCGGAGTGGAATTTGAGCTGCATAATGACAGTCAAAGAGTGTATACACATGGGAGAATACGTAAAACATTACCGCTTCAACCAACAAAGCGATCGAGTCAACGAGTACCGAAAGTCGATGTGGAATCAGAAAAATTCAACGATTTAGGGATGTCTGAAGACTCTACGGACACAAGCAGTAGTAAAGACGACGAAAATGTCGCATCAAGTGAGTTCTCAGATAAAGTTAAAACCAGACAACGTACGGTTAATCGAAAAACACGTGGGAAGAAACAGGTAGTGATAATGGCAGACCTGGACTGGCTACCAAGAGGTGCGTCGGGCAATCTGCTTAAAAAGCGCATAAACTTAGTCAATTCTACTCCAAAGAGGAGGTAATATAGGAATTCTAAGTAAAAAAGGCCAAGGACGCATCTGGATTTGCCCGATTAGCCCATATGACCAGTCTAGGTCTGAATAATGAATTCGACTTCCACTACcgttatttattattttttttaaattagactGACCAGTGCACACCATCACGCCAACTTGATTGCGGGCAATCAAAATGTAACGCATATTCGTTGTGGGCAAAGGAAGCTCGTTCAAAATTGATGGCCAACCATCCGAGATGGAGAAAGGCTACAGTGTCTCGCCAGCTGAGGGAAATGTGGGAGAAAGTTCCTTCATCGCGAAAGACTACCTTCGAACGAAAAGCGGCACTGGTCAATTCCAACATCAAAATGAATTCGTCATCGGGCAGTGAAGACATCTCACCaccaattgaaataatttgggTGGCTTCAAAgtattgaattattttaccgaaagaaatattttcttttgctaTTTTGACTTTGCCTACGGGTATTTCTTATTTGGTATAACATTCTACCCAAACATTCTATTCCATGAAAAAAGCATTAACTCAGAAATTTCTAAGATAAGGAACATAAAAGTCTTTAATTTTTCAGAACCATtacggttttttttatctatGTGGTATTCCTACATATAACTcttgaaataaacaaaaatgaattgagtCAAACGACTGTAAGCTTTTGTTTCcttataaatttacaaaaaaaaaaaatgtttgataagGAATGTTTTTGGGGAGTTCCTTCGTTtgcaagaaaaaagaaaatgtaaaagaatttcCACATTCTACAATTTCCGTCTATTATGCTGATAATTTGACTACTTTCTGTCTTTTAGGCACGATGCTTCagttatctttttttttactcgttAAAAATGTCTTCAAATTTGGTAATCTTAATAAGAAACTGACCAAAAGAAAATCGCGATAGTAAcggttatttatgacatcgagtgcaaagtccTTTAAATCACTTTGCACCTACTTTCATTacaacgatttatgcaacggagacatctaaagtttgcaaattatgatgctgagttgtaTAAATTGAGTTTACGAGTTCAAGATATCAAAGTTCATTATGTACTTAGTATCACC is a window from the Bradysia coprophila strain Holo2 unplaced genomic scaffold, BU_Bcop_v1 contig_94, whole genome shotgun sequence genome containing:
- the LOC119085275 gene encoding uncharacterized protein LOC119085275, which gives rise to MNGDENISGISRFGRLRKISTKLRDFPSIAQRTSKRKTSSHSNPKSLAGKVKPKRKSEPLIDPFADFEPETFINLLSSAEDTTDTSSSSGENDEHGVMRDPLSGVEFELHNDSQRVYTHGRIRKTLPLQPTKRSSQRVPKVDVESEKFNDLGMSEDSTDTSSSKDDENVASSEFSDKVKTRQRTVNRKTRGKKQTDQCTPSRQLDCGQSKCNAYSLWAKEARSKLMANHPRWRKATVSRQLREMWEKVPSSRKTTFERKAALVNSNIKMNSSSGSEDISPPIEIIWVASKY